The Setaria italica strain Yugu1 chromosome IX, Setaria_italica_v2.0, whole genome shotgun sequence genome has a window encoding:
- the LOC101761082 gene encoding F-box/LRR-repeat protein At3g48880, translating to MGENKWMGKRWEDMDTDVLVKIFKELNLVELSPVSQVCRLWRLACSDPLIWGTLDFGLLKSNFIQTRASPYIWVDDRSDKRLARILRVAMAVSCGNVNCMIFHYNLYMKDEHLHFISERSPHLKRLVMPAWNRITKVGICQAIQRWQELESLTMPTIGHPPYIMEEIGRSCKNFTELKIMGSFDHNFASAISQFLPKLKVLSLRCSKVNMDALQSLLHKMEYLEVLNISHCLLLVVAANGRKQVVHELDGQILERASRLREFHYCQSRSCITCQRMVVDEGIMRWYRYEDWFWRRDEVRSLDLQDYGKLFDAGCERMTSVE from the exons ATGGGAGAGAATAAATGGATGGGCAAAAGATGGGAGGACATGGACACTGATGTCCTTGTGAAGATATTCAAGGAATTAAATTTGGTTGAGTTGTCACCAGTTTCCCAAGTTTGTCGATTGTGGCGTTTGGCCTGTTCAGATCCACTTATTTGGGGCACTCTTGACTTTGGATTGCTAAAATCCAATTTTATTCAGACAAGGGCATCACCATATATTTGGGTTGATGATAGGTCTGACAAGAGACTTGCAAGGATACTACGGGTGGCTATGGCAGTTAGCTGTGGGAATGTCAACTGCATGATATTCCATTACAATTTGTACATGAAAGATGAGCACCTTCATTTCATCTCGGAAAG GTCTCCTCACCTAAAACGATTGGTTATGCCAGCATGGAACCGCATCACCAAAGTGGGAATATGCCAAGCTATCCAAAGGTGGCAAGAGCTGGAATCCTTGACAATGCCTACTATCGGACATCCTCCGTATATTATGGAAGAGATAGGCAGAAGCTGCAAGAATTTCACAGAACTTAAGATCATGGGCTCATTTGATCACAATTTTGCCTCTGCGATCTCACAGTTCCTTCCAAAGCTGAAGGTTTTGAGCCTTCGTTGCTCGAAAGTGAACATGGATGCACTGCAATCTTTACTGCACAAGATGGAATATCTTGAGGTTCTGAATATTTCCCACTGCCTGCTGTTGGTCGTTGCGGCAAACGGGCGGAAGCAAGTGGTTCATGAGCTGGATGGCCAAATTCTCGAGAGAGCTTCACGGCTGCGTGAATTCCATTATTGCCAGAGCAGGTCATGCATCACATGCCAACGGATGGTGGTGGATGAAGGCATCATGCGCTGGTACAGATACGAGGATTGGTTTTGGCGTCGAGATGAGGTCAGGTCCCTTGATCTGCAAGATTATGGGAAGCTCTTTGATGCTGGTTGCGAGAGGATGACGTCCGTGGAGTAG
- the LOC101759587 gene encoding NADH dehydrogenase [ubiquinone] 1 alpha subcomplex subunit 2 — translation MAWRASLSRSVKEIRVLFCQSSPASAAAREFVKKNYGDIKSRNPSLPFLVRECSGVQPQLWARYEMGVERCVNLDGLTEAQIDKKLEELAKAGESANAK, via the exons atggcgtggCGGGCGAGCCTGTCCCGCAGCGTGAAGGAGATCCGCGTCCTCTTCTGCCAGTCCTcccccgccagcgccgccgcccg GGAGTTCGTGAAGAAGAACTACGGGGACATCAAGTCCCGCaacccctccctccccttcctcgtCCGCGAGTGCTCCGGCGTCCAGCCCCAGCTCTGGGCGCGCTATG AAATGGGTGTGGAGAGATGCGTGAACTTGGATGGCCTGACGGAAGCGCAGATTGATAAGAAGCTCGAGGAGCTCGCAAAGGCTGGAGAGTCTGCCAACGCGAAGTGA
- the LOC101759990 gene encoding folylpolyglutamate synthase isoform X4 — MRAGGGATPRPAPLPAAISSTATLLVPASVAMPTPRLTHLRRLLLPLRSAAPHPLAPNPGRPLPVPAHASLLLLPRAMAGAAHAGVATGSAEYEEVLGCLGSLITQKILELEEPIAQLKVVHVAGTKGKGSTCTFTESILRSCGFRTGLFTSPHLMDVRERFRLDGLDISEEKFITYFWWCWNKLKDKTGDDVPMPAYFRFLALLAFKIFSDEQQVDVAVLEVGLGGKYDATNVVRAPVVCGISSLGYDHMEILGNTLGEIAGEKAGILKKGVPAYTVPQLEEAMSVLRRQASELGVSLQVVQHLDPKKLEGQPLGLHGEHQYTNAGLAVALANTWLEKQGHLDRMHARHSDALPDQFIKGLSSACLQGRAQIVPDPQVNSENDKDGNSSLVFYLDGAHSPESMEMCARWFAHVTNYDRMQPVSLKQPHADRNSKKILLFNCMTVRDPQRLLPHLLDTCAQNGLHFEQALFVPNQSQYNKLGSLASPPSEREQTDLSWQLSLQRVWESLPHSNKGLNGVNTSKTSSVFESLPLAIQWLRETAKQNPSTQFQVLVTGSLHLVGDVLRLLKK; from the exons atgcgcgcgggcggcggcgcgaccccCCGACCCGCACCACTCCCCGCGGCCATCTCCTCCACTGCCACGCTACTAGTACCCGCCTCCGTCGCCATGCCCACGCCGCGCCTCACGCACCTgcgacgcctcctcctcccgctccgctCCGCCGCTCCCCACCCGCTCGCCCCAAACCCCGGCCGCCCGCTCCCCGTGCCGGCTCACGCATCCCTTCTGCTTCTCCcccgcgccatggccggcgccgcccacgCAG GCGTGGCGACGGGGTCGGCGGAGTACGAGGAGGTGCTCGGGTGCCTCGGGTCGCTGATAACGCAGAAG ATACTGGAACTGGAGGAGCCCATCGCGCAGTTGAAGGTGGTTCACGTTGCCGGGACCAAAGGGAAG GGTTCAACATGCACATTTACTGAGTCAATCCTTCGATCATGTGGTTTCCGCACTGGACTGTTCACTTCACCGCACTTGATGGATGTTCGCGAGCGATTTCGACTTGATGG GCTGGACATTTCGGAAGAAAAGTTTATAACATATTTCTGGTGGTGCTGGAACAAACTGAAG GACAAGACTGGTGATGATGTACCAATGCCGGCCTACTTTAGGTTTCTTGCACTGCTAGCATTCAAGATCTTTTCAGATGAGCAG CAGGTGGATGTTGCTGTGCTCGAGGTTGGTTTAGGAGGGAAATATGATGCAACGAATGTG GTCCGAGCACCTGTTGTTTGTGGAATATCATCCCTCGGGTACGATCATATGGAAATTCTGG GAAACACACTTGGAGAAATTGCTGGAGAGAAGGCTGGGATACTTAAG AAAGGAGTTCCGGCCTATACAGTTCCACAGCTAGAAGAGGCAATGTCTGTACTGAGGCGCCAAGCTTCTGAATTGGGT GTTTCTCTTCAAGTAGTCCAGCATTTGGACCCAAAGAAATTAGAGGGTCAGCCTCTTGGACTCCATGGTGAGCACCAATACACGAATGCAGGTCTTGCTGTTGCCTTGGCGAATACGTGGCTTGAGAAGCAAGGTCATTTGGATAGAATGCATGCCAGACATTCT GATGCCTTGCCAGATCAGTTCATCAAAGGGCTGTCAAGTGCTTGTCTGCAAGGCCGAGCACAGATTGTTCCAGATCCACAAGTGAACTCTGAAAACGACAAGGATGGTAATTCTTCACTGGTTTTCTATTTGGATGGGGCGCATAGCCCAGAAAGCATGGAAATGTGTGCAAGGTGGTTTGCCCACGTTACAAATTATGATAGAATGCAGCCAGTTTCTTTGAAGCAGCCTCATGCTGACAGGAATTCTAAGAAG ATTCTCCTTTTCAATTGCATGACTGTAAGAGATCCTCAGAGATTGCTTCCACATCTTCTAGATACATGTGCTCAAAACG GTCTCCACTTTGAGCAGGCCTTGTTTGTGCCAAACCAATCACAGTACAACAAGCTTGGTTCCCTTGCATCACCACCTTCAGAGCGTGAACAAACTGATTTGTCATGGCAGTTGTCACTTCAAAGGGTGTGGGAAAGCCTGCCTCATAGCAATAAAG GTCTAAATGGTGTGAACACTAGCAAGACTAGCTCAGTTTTTGAATCTCTCCCACTGGCAATTCAGTGGCTAAGGGAAACTGCTAAACAGAACCCATCGACGCAATTTCAG GTCTTGGTTACCGGCTCCCTGCACCTTGTTGGTGATGTCTTGAGATTGCTCAAGAAGTAA
- the LOC101760679 gene encoding LIM domain-containing protein PLIM2c has translation MTFSGTQDKCKACDKTVHFIDLLTADSIPYHKSCFRCSHCKGTLSMCSYSSMDGVLYCKTHFEQLFKATGTFSKNFPTGPKANNEQSKVPNKLSSLFCGTQDKCAACNKTVYPLEKITLEGEPYHKTCFKCARGGCLLTTATYASHNGILYCQIHFWQVFKETGSYSNLLKPAPAKNAAGEPEAAKAEAAKEEASPEQVPEAPEDQEH, from the exons ATGACGTTCTCTGGTACGCAGGACAAGTGCAAGGCTTGTGACAAAACCGTGCATTTCATTGATCTCCTCACCGCAGATAGCATTCCGTACCACAAATCTTGCTTCAGATGCAGCCACTGCAAAGGCACACTTTCG ATGTGCAGCTATtcctccatggatggggttcTTTACTGCAAGACCCATTTTGAACAGCTGTTCAAGGCGACAGGCACCTTCAGCAAAAACTTCCCCACAG GTCCGAAGGCAAATAATGAACAG TCTAAGGTCCCCAACAAGTTATCCTCTCTGTTCTGCGGAACTCAAGACAAGTGTGCTGCCTGCAACAAGACTGTGTACCCATTGGAGAAG ATCACATTGGAGGGCGAGCCCTACCACAAGACCTGCTTCAAATGCGCTCGCGGCGGCTGCCTCCTGACGACCGCCACGTACGCCTCCCACAACGGGATCCTCTACTGCCAGATCCACTTCTGGCAGGTGTTCAAGGAGACCGGCAGCTACAGCAACCTGCTCAAGCCTGCGCCCGCGAAGAACGCCGCTGGCGAGCCCGAGGCCGCAAAGGCAGAGGCAGCCAAGGAAGAAGCGTCACCGGAGCAGGTCCCCGAAGCCCCAGAGGACCAGGAGCACTGA
- the LOC101759990 gene encoding folylpolyglutamate synthase isoform X2, which yields MRAGGGATPRPAPLPAAISSTATLLVPASVAMPTPRLTHLRRLLLPLRSAAPHPLAPNPGRPLPVPAHASLLLLPRAMAGAAHAGVATGSAEYEEVLGCLGSLITQKVRADTGNRCNQWELMAKYVQILELEEPIAQLKVVHVAGTKGKGSTCTFTESILRSCGFRTGLFTSPHLMDVRERFRLDGLDISEEKFITYFWWCWNKLKDKTGDDVPMPAYFRFLALLAFKIFSDEQVDVAVLEVGLGGKYDATNVVRAPVVCGISSLGYDHMEILGNTLGEIAGEKAGILKKGVPAYTVPQLEEAMSVLRRQASELGVSLQVVQHLDPKKLEGQPLGLHGEHQYTNAGLAVALANTWLEKQGHLDRMHARHSDALPDQFIKGLSSACLQGRAQIVPDPQVNSENDKDGNSSLVFYLDGAHSPESMEMCARWFAHVTNYDRMQPVSLKQPHADRNSKKILLFNCMTVRDPQRLLPHLLDTCAQNGLHFEQALFVPNQSQYNKLGSLASPPSEREQTDLSWQLSLQRVWESLPHSNKGLNGVNTSKTSSVFESLPLAIQWLRETAKQNPSTQFQVLVTGSLHLVGDVLRLLKK from the exons atgcgcgcgggcggcggcgcgaccccCCGACCCGCACCACTCCCCGCGGCCATCTCCTCCACTGCCACGCTACTAGTACCCGCCTCCGTCGCCATGCCCACGCCGCGCCTCACGCACCTgcgacgcctcctcctcccgctccgctCCGCCGCTCCCCACCCGCTCGCCCCAAACCCCGGCCGCCCGCTCCCCGTGCCGGCTCACGCATCCCTTCTGCTTCTCCcccgcgccatggccggcgccgcccacgCAG GCGTGGCGACGGGGTCGGCGGAGTACGAGGAGGTGCTCGGGTGCCTCGGGTCGCTGATAACGCAGAAGGTGCGAGCGGACACCGGCAACCGTTGTAACCAGTGGGAGCTCATGGCCAAGTACGTGCAG ATACTGGAACTGGAGGAGCCCATCGCGCAGTTGAAGGTGGTTCACGTTGCCGGGACCAAAGGGAAG GGTTCAACATGCACATTTACTGAGTCAATCCTTCGATCATGTGGTTTCCGCACTGGACTGTTCACTTCACCGCACTTGATGGATGTTCGCGAGCGATTTCGACTTGATGG GCTGGACATTTCGGAAGAAAAGTTTATAACATATTTCTGGTGGTGCTGGAACAAACTGAAG GACAAGACTGGTGATGATGTACCAATGCCGGCCTACTTTAGGTTTCTTGCACTGCTAGCATTCAAGATCTTTTCAGATGAGCAG GTGGATGTTGCTGTGCTCGAGGTTGGTTTAGGAGGGAAATATGATGCAACGAATGTG GTCCGAGCACCTGTTGTTTGTGGAATATCATCCCTCGGGTACGATCATATGGAAATTCTGG GAAACACACTTGGAGAAATTGCTGGAGAGAAGGCTGGGATACTTAAG AAAGGAGTTCCGGCCTATACAGTTCCACAGCTAGAAGAGGCAATGTCTGTACTGAGGCGCCAAGCTTCTGAATTGGGT GTTTCTCTTCAAGTAGTCCAGCATTTGGACCCAAAGAAATTAGAGGGTCAGCCTCTTGGACTCCATGGTGAGCACCAATACACGAATGCAGGTCTTGCTGTTGCCTTGGCGAATACGTGGCTTGAGAAGCAAGGTCATTTGGATAGAATGCATGCCAGACATTCT GATGCCTTGCCAGATCAGTTCATCAAAGGGCTGTCAAGTGCTTGTCTGCAAGGCCGAGCACAGATTGTTCCAGATCCACAAGTGAACTCTGAAAACGACAAGGATGGTAATTCTTCACTGGTTTTCTATTTGGATGGGGCGCATAGCCCAGAAAGCATGGAAATGTGTGCAAGGTGGTTTGCCCACGTTACAAATTATGATAGAATGCAGCCAGTTTCTTTGAAGCAGCCTCATGCTGACAGGAATTCTAAGAAG ATTCTCCTTTTCAATTGCATGACTGTAAGAGATCCTCAGAGATTGCTTCCACATCTTCTAGATACATGTGCTCAAAACG GTCTCCACTTTGAGCAGGCCTTGTTTGTGCCAAACCAATCACAGTACAACAAGCTTGGTTCCCTTGCATCACCACCTTCAGAGCGTGAACAAACTGATTTGTCATGGCAGTTGTCACTTCAAAGGGTGTGGGAAAGCCTGCCTCATAGCAATAAAG GTCTAAATGGTGTGAACACTAGCAAGACTAGCTCAGTTTTTGAATCTCTCCCACTGGCAATTCAGTGGCTAAGGGAAACTGCTAAACAGAACCCATCGACGCAATTTCAG GTCTTGGTTACCGGCTCCCTGCACCTTGTTGGTGATGTCTTGAGATTGCTCAAGAAGTAA
- the LOC101759990 gene encoding folylpolyglutamate synthase isoform X1 has product MRAGGGATPRPAPLPAAISSTATLLVPASVAMPTPRLTHLRRLLLPLRSAAPHPLAPNPGRPLPVPAHASLLLLPRAMAGAAHAGVATGSAEYEEVLGCLGSLITQKVRADTGNRCNQWELMAKYVQILELEEPIAQLKVVHVAGTKGKGSTCTFTESILRSCGFRTGLFTSPHLMDVRERFRLDGLDISEEKFITYFWWCWNKLKDKTGDDVPMPAYFRFLALLAFKIFSDEQQVDVAVLEVGLGGKYDATNVVRAPVVCGISSLGYDHMEILGNTLGEIAGEKAGILKKGVPAYTVPQLEEAMSVLRRQASELGVSLQVVQHLDPKKLEGQPLGLHGEHQYTNAGLAVALANTWLEKQGHLDRMHARHSDALPDQFIKGLSSACLQGRAQIVPDPQVNSENDKDGNSSLVFYLDGAHSPESMEMCARWFAHVTNYDRMQPVSLKQPHADRNSKKILLFNCMTVRDPQRLLPHLLDTCAQNGLHFEQALFVPNQSQYNKLGSLASPPSEREQTDLSWQLSLQRVWESLPHSNKGLNGVNTSKTSSVFESLPLAIQWLRETAKQNPSTQFQVLVTGSLHLVGDVLRLLKK; this is encoded by the exons atgcgcgcgggcggcggcgcgaccccCCGACCCGCACCACTCCCCGCGGCCATCTCCTCCACTGCCACGCTACTAGTACCCGCCTCCGTCGCCATGCCCACGCCGCGCCTCACGCACCTgcgacgcctcctcctcccgctccgctCCGCCGCTCCCCACCCGCTCGCCCCAAACCCCGGCCGCCCGCTCCCCGTGCCGGCTCACGCATCCCTTCTGCTTCTCCcccgcgccatggccggcgccgcccacgCAG GCGTGGCGACGGGGTCGGCGGAGTACGAGGAGGTGCTCGGGTGCCTCGGGTCGCTGATAACGCAGAAGGTGCGAGCGGACACCGGCAACCGTTGTAACCAGTGGGAGCTCATGGCCAAGTACGTGCAG ATACTGGAACTGGAGGAGCCCATCGCGCAGTTGAAGGTGGTTCACGTTGCCGGGACCAAAGGGAAG GGTTCAACATGCACATTTACTGAGTCAATCCTTCGATCATGTGGTTTCCGCACTGGACTGTTCACTTCACCGCACTTGATGGATGTTCGCGAGCGATTTCGACTTGATGG GCTGGACATTTCGGAAGAAAAGTTTATAACATATTTCTGGTGGTGCTGGAACAAACTGAAG GACAAGACTGGTGATGATGTACCAATGCCGGCCTACTTTAGGTTTCTTGCACTGCTAGCATTCAAGATCTTTTCAGATGAGCAG CAGGTGGATGTTGCTGTGCTCGAGGTTGGTTTAGGAGGGAAATATGATGCAACGAATGTG GTCCGAGCACCTGTTGTTTGTGGAATATCATCCCTCGGGTACGATCATATGGAAATTCTGG GAAACACACTTGGAGAAATTGCTGGAGAGAAGGCTGGGATACTTAAG AAAGGAGTTCCGGCCTATACAGTTCCACAGCTAGAAGAGGCAATGTCTGTACTGAGGCGCCAAGCTTCTGAATTGGGT GTTTCTCTTCAAGTAGTCCAGCATTTGGACCCAAAGAAATTAGAGGGTCAGCCTCTTGGACTCCATGGTGAGCACCAATACACGAATGCAGGTCTTGCTGTTGCCTTGGCGAATACGTGGCTTGAGAAGCAAGGTCATTTGGATAGAATGCATGCCAGACATTCT GATGCCTTGCCAGATCAGTTCATCAAAGGGCTGTCAAGTGCTTGTCTGCAAGGCCGAGCACAGATTGTTCCAGATCCACAAGTGAACTCTGAAAACGACAAGGATGGTAATTCTTCACTGGTTTTCTATTTGGATGGGGCGCATAGCCCAGAAAGCATGGAAATGTGTGCAAGGTGGTTTGCCCACGTTACAAATTATGATAGAATGCAGCCAGTTTCTTTGAAGCAGCCTCATGCTGACAGGAATTCTAAGAAG ATTCTCCTTTTCAATTGCATGACTGTAAGAGATCCTCAGAGATTGCTTCCACATCTTCTAGATACATGTGCTCAAAACG GTCTCCACTTTGAGCAGGCCTTGTTTGTGCCAAACCAATCACAGTACAACAAGCTTGGTTCCCTTGCATCACCACCTTCAGAGCGTGAACAAACTGATTTGTCATGGCAGTTGTCACTTCAAAGGGTGTGGGAAAGCCTGCCTCATAGCAATAAAG GTCTAAATGGTGTGAACACTAGCAAGACTAGCTCAGTTTTTGAATCTCTCCCACTGGCAATTCAGTGGCTAAGGGAAACTGCTAAACAGAACCCATCGACGCAATTTCAG GTCTTGGTTACCGGCTCCCTGCACCTTGTTGGTGATGTCTTGAGATTGCTCAAGAAGTAA
- the LOC101759181 gene encoding benzyl alcohol O-benzoyltransferase — protein sequence MAESLKFTVRRKPAELVSPASPTPRELKRLSDIDDQDGLRFHIPVIQFHRRSALMGARDPAPVIRGAIARALVHYYPFAGRLRELEGRKLAVDCTGEGVLFIEADADVRLDHFGDALQPPFPCLDELIFDVPGSSEVLGSPLLLFQVTRLACGGFILGVRLHHTMADAQGLVQFLGAVAELARGAAAPSVRPVWGRELLEARDPPRPAFAHREYDVVPDTKGTIIPLDDMVHRSFFFGRREVAAVRAHLPPHLRSRASTFDLLTGLLWRCRTVALAPDADEEMRMICIVNARGGKSGGGAAIPEGYYGNAFAFPVAVATAGDLAARPLGHAVELVKRAKGEVGAEYMRSVADLMVLRGRPHFTVVRAYLASDVTKAGFGDLDFGWGKPVYGGPAKGGVGAIPGVASFLIPFKNAKGEDGIVVPMCLPGPAMETFVRELGKLLSPPAEQPQEDASSFPVIRSAL from the exons ATGGCGGAGTCGCTCAAGTTCACGGTGCGGAGGAAGCCGGCGGAGCTGGTGTCTCCGgcgtcgccgacgccgcgggAGCTGAAGCGGCTGTCGGACATCGACGACCAGGACGGGCTGCGGTTCCACATCCCCGTCATCCAGTTCCACCGCCGGAGCGCGCTGATGGGGGCGCGGGACCCGGCGCCGGTGATCCGGGGCGCCATCGCCAGGGCGCTCGTGCACTACTACCCGTTCGCCGGCCGGCTCAGGGAGCTCGAGGGGCGCAAGCTCGCCGTGGACTGCACCGGCGAGGGCGTGCTGTTCATcgaggccgacgccgacgtccgGCTCGACCACTTCGGGGACGCGCTGCAGCCGCCGTTCCCGTGCCTCGACGAGCTCATCTTCGACGTCCCCGGCTCGTCCGAGGTCCTCGGCTcgccgctcctcctcttccAG GTGACGCGGCTGGCGTGCGGGGGATTCATCCTGGGGGTGCGCCTGCACCACACGATGGCGGACGCGCAGGGCCTGGTGCAGTTCCTcggcgcggtggcggagctggcccgcggcgcggcggcgccgtcggtgCGGCCGGTGTGGGGGCGCGAGCTGCTGGAGGCGCGCgacccgccgcggccggcgttCGCGCACCGCGAGTACGACGTGGTGCCGGACACCAAGGGCACCATCATCCCTCTCGACGACATGGTGCACCGCTCCTTCTTCTTCGGCCGGCGGGAggtcgccgccgtgcgcgcgcaCCTGCCGCCGCACCTCCGGTCGCGTGCCTCCACGTTCGACCTTCTCACGGGCCTCCTGTGGAGGTGCCGCACCGTGGCGCTGGCCCCGGACGCCGACGAGGAGATGCGGATGATCTGCATCGTGAACGCCCGCGGCGGcaagtccggcggcggcgccgccatcccGGAGGGCTACTACGGCAACGCGTTCGCGTTCCCGGTGGCCGTGGCGACGGCGGGGGACCTCGCCGCGCGGCCGCTGGGGCACGCCGTGGAGCTCGTGAAGCGGGCCAAGGGGGAGGTGGGCGCCGAGTACATGCGGTCGGTGGCGGACCTGATGGTGCTGCGCGGGAGGCCGCACTTCACGGTGGTGCGCGCGTACCTGGCGTCGGACGTGACCAAGGCCGGGTTCGGCGACCTGGACTTCGGGTGGGGGAAGCCGGTGTACGGCGGACCCGCGAAGGGAGGAGTCGGCGCCATCCCCGGAGTGGCGAGCTTCCTCATCCCGTTCAAGAACGCCAAGGGCGAGGACGGCATCGTCGTGCCCATGTGCCTGCCCGGCCCCGCCATGGAGACGTTCGTGCGGGAGCTCGGCAAGCTGCTGAGCCCGCCCGCGGAGCAGCCGCAGGAGGACGCGTCGTCGTTCCCCGTCATCAGGTCCGCGCTGTGA
- the LOC101759990 gene encoding folylpolyglutamate synthase isoform X3 — MRAGGGATPRPAPLPAAISSTATLLVPASVAMPTPRLTHLRRLLLPLRSAAPHPLAPNPGRPLPVPAHASLLLLPRAMAGAAHAGVATGSAEYEEVLGCLGSLITQKVRADTGNRCNQWELMAKYVQILELEEPIAQLKVVHVAGTKGKGSTCTFTESILRSCGFRTGLFTSPHLMDVRERFRLDGLDISEEKFITYFWWCWNKLKDKTGDDVPMPAYFRFLALLAFKIFSDEQQVDVAVLEVGLGGKYDATNVVRAPVVCGISSLGYDHMEILGNTLGEIAGEKAGILKKGVPAYTVPQLEEAMSVLRRQASELGVSLQVVQHLDPKKLEGQPLGLHGEHQYTNAGLAVALANTWLEKQGHLDRMHARHSFIKGLSSACLQGRAQIVPDPQVNSENDKDGNSSLVFYLDGAHSPESMEMCARWFAHVTNYDRMQPVSLKQPHADRNSKKILLFNCMTVRDPQRLLPHLLDTCAQNGLHFEQALFVPNQSQYNKLGSLASPPSEREQTDLSWQLSLQRVWESLPHSNKGLNGVNTSKTSSVFESLPLAIQWLRETAKQNPSTQFQVLVTGSLHLVGDVLRLLKK; from the exons atgcgcgcgggcggcggcgcgaccccCCGACCCGCACCACTCCCCGCGGCCATCTCCTCCACTGCCACGCTACTAGTACCCGCCTCCGTCGCCATGCCCACGCCGCGCCTCACGCACCTgcgacgcctcctcctcccgctccgctCCGCCGCTCCCCACCCGCTCGCCCCAAACCCCGGCCGCCCGCTCCCCGTGCCGGCTCACGCATCCCTTCTGCTTCTCCcccgcgccatggccggcgccgcccacgCAG GCGTGGCGACGGGGTCGGCGGAGTACGAGGAGGTGCTCGGGTGCCTCGGGTCGCTGATAACGCAGAAGGTGCGAGCGGACACCGGCAACCGTTGTAACCAGTGGGAGCTCATGGCCAAGTACGTGCAG ATACTGGAACTGGAGGAGCCCATCGCGCAGTTGAAGGTGGTTCACGTTGCCGGGACCAAAGGGAAG GGTTCAACATGCACATTTACTGAGTCAATCCTTCGATCATGTGGTTTCCGCACTGGACTGTTCACTTCACCGCACTTGATGGATGTTCGCGAGCGATTTCGACTTGATGG GCTGGACATTTCGGAAGAAAAGTTTATAACATATTTCTGGTGGTGCTGGAACAAACTGAAG GACAAGACTGGTGATGATGTACCAATGCCGGCCTACTTTAGGTTTCTTGCACTGCTAGCATTCAAGATCTTTTCAGATGAGCAG CAGGTGGATGTTGCTGTGCTCGAGGTTGGTTTAGGAGGGAAATATGATGCAACGAATGTG GTCCGAGCACCTGTTGTTTGTGGAATATCATCCCTCGGGTACGATCATATGGAAATTCTGG GAAACACACTTGGAGAAATTGCTGGAGAGAAGGCTGGGATACTTAAG AAAGGAGTTCCGGCCTATACAGTTCCACAGCTAGAAGAGGCAATGTCTGTACTGAGGCGCCAAGCTTCTGAATTGGGT GTTTCTCTTCAAGTAGTCCAGCATTTGGACCCAAAGAAATTAGAGGGTCAGCCTCTTGGACTCCATGGTGAGCACCAATACACGAATGCAGGTCTTGCTGTTGCCTTGGCGAATACGTGGCTTGAGAAGCAAGGTCATTTGGATAGAATGCATGCCAGACATTCT TTCATCAAAGGGCTGTCAAGTGCTTGTCTGCAAGGCCGAGCACAGATTGTTCCAGATCCACAAGTGAACTCTGAAAACGACAAGGATGGTAATTCTTCACTGGTTTTCTATTTGGATGGGGCGCATAGCCCAGAAAGCATGGAAATGTGTGCAAGGTGGTTTGCCCACGTTACAAATTATGATAGAATGCAGCCAGTTTCTTTGAAGCAGCCTCATGCTGACAGGAATTCTAAGAAG ATTCTCCTTTTCAATTGCATGACTGTAAGAGATCCTCAGAGATTGCTTCCACATCTTCTAGATACATGTGCTCAAAACG GTCTCCACTTTGAGCAGGCCTTGTTTGTGCCAAACCAATCACAGTACAACAAGCTTGGTTCCCTTGCATCACCACCTTCAGAGCGTGAACAAACTGATTTGTCATGGCAGTTGTCACTTCAAAGGGTGTGGGAAAGCCTGCCTCATAGCAATAAAG GTCTAAATGGTGTGAACACTAGCAAGACTAGCTCAGTTTTTGAATCTCTCCCACTGGCAATTCAGTGGCTAAGGGAAACTGCTAAACAGAACCCATCGACGCAATTTCAG GTCTTGGTTACCGGCTCCCTGCACCTTGTTGGTGATGTCTTGAGATTGCTCAAGAAGTAA